The sequence below is a genomic window from Anopheles cruzii chromosome 3, idAnoCruzAS_RS32_06, whole genome shotgun sequence.
AAGAAACAGAATTTCGTTGATATGTATTCCCAGCAGGTCAGCCCACGTTCGCCTCTTACCGATGCTTTGATTTCATATGTCtcagcaagcaatcggcacGTATAAAGTTCCCGTGACAGAGCTTGCACTGGACCGGATTCTCGACGATGTGCGTTTTCATGTGCAGCGTCAGTGAGGCCTTCACCGCGAAGCGTTTATCGCATGTTGGACATTCAAAGTCTGAAAGGAAATGAATTGAAACCGCTCTTTACGCTCCTAGTCAAAGTAAATCACACAAAAGCTCTTACGTTTGTCACCAGTGTGAATGATCATGTGGCGCATAAGATCATCCTTTCGCAAGAACTGCTTCGTACACTCGTTACATTCATACGGCTCTTCTTTTCTGTGCTGAAACTTCACGTGCTCATTTAGCCGGGTTTTGCGTGCAAATGTAGCATCACACTCTGCGCATTTGAACCCATTTTGGCCGTTGTGATTGTACATATGCGTTCTCAGCTGGGTTGCCTGAATGAATCGCTTTCCGCATTCTGGGCATACATGCCGCTTGTCGTTGGTGTGTACCTTCCGGTGGCGATTGAGCGTTTCTCGGGCCGCAAACGTGGCCGAACACTCGTCGCAGCGATACGGTCTTTCCCCGGTGTGCTTTCGCCGATGCTTACGTAGAGCACCCGTCGAGGGGAACGAGTTAGGACAGAGATCACACGGAAAGGGTTTCTCACCCGTGTGCGTGCGAATGTGAATGTTCAGCAGCGACGAACCGTAGAACGTTTtcggacaatgcggacactgataATCACGCCTGCGTACGCTCTGTCCCATGTGAGTGCGCAAGTGCTCGCGGAGATTATCGATGCGCGTGAATACTTTGCCGCACACATTACACGGTTGTACGTCTTTCTTGGTGTCGCCACAATTTGAATGCTTCGCGTGGCGGTCGAGGTGATACCTGCGGGTAAAATCCTTTCCACAGGTAATGCACGAAAACGGTTTGCCCTCGCTGTGCGTCTTGATATGTTCTACCAGCACCAATTGCGAGCTACATTTGGCATTGCAGAAACCGCACGCATAATCTTCCGATTCTGCGTGTATCGAGTCAATGTGACGGTGCATGTACTCATACGCCTTAAACGACTTTGGGCAGAAGTAGCACCGGATATGACCGACGTGTGCAGTGGTCACGTCCTCGCCGCAACAGTAACAGGGTTGCTCCGGGTTTGGATTGCAGTACTTGTGAAACTCTTCGCTCGGGTTCGCAAACTTGGCTGCTAGTCGCTCCTTCTTGATAGTTTCGTGTGCTACATCAACCACGCCTGTACACTTCGATTTATGAGCTTTCATGTCCTAAAACCAAACAGACCCCACAGCCGAGAGAAAGATTAATGAAAGATCTCCGCACTTTACGATCCGACAAATCACTTACCGCCGTTGTTTTGAACGGTTTCTTACACCGAATGCAACATTTGGTCCGCTTGATGTCCAACATCAATCGACCGTCCGCCATTTTCACCAGCTCCGGGTCGGAATCCATATTATCGGAGAGTTCGTCTCCATCCTCGGACGAAGACTCGTCCGTCCGCAACACGGGCACAACGTCGATATCATCGTCCCCGTTTAACTGAACGTTTACCAACATTTCCTCCCTCTTCCGTGATCCACTCTCCTTGATGTCGGCCCCGGTTGACTTCCGCGGTTCCATTTCGGAAAAAGGTTTCGAAAGGATACAACTCGCGACCGTTCGCTGTTTGCGCAGTGAGTGAAAACCCCGTAAATTAGACTGACTTGGCAGGATCAGGTCGGAATGCTTTGCAATCACGCAGTGGGAGTGCGATCGAGAACGCAACCTTCACGACACCGACGAAAATCTCGCCTACAGTTTCGCTCCGTTGATGACGGTCGTCCGCTTGGCAGTAATTGCTAGTGAAACTTGATCGCCTGAATAATGACGATtttcaccgtgcaccgtgctaAGCTTGTTGCATCTCGCGCAGAGATGGGTTGCGTTTGCGGAATGCGTACACGAGTACACTACACGACTACCTTTTCAAAAATCGATGGCCTATAAGTGTTGCTGGAAATGCACGTAAAACAATGAGTTTTTCTGGATAAAAACGCCTGGCACTTTGCTTTGCGCCTTCGCAAACGATCACGAAATTTCCTGAGCCACTTGCGTTCCGTAACACAGTGAGAGGTACGAAAGGGGAATCGGGAATGACAGTGGGGCGAGGAAAATGACAGAACACGTCATCAGCGCTTTGCAGGGTTGCAGGCGCTTTTGTGTGCTGCGTCACTGGCTCCTCGATCGCAGGCGCAGAATTGTCCCTTTTTAGTAAGTTCTTTACGCACACGAGATATCCCTAACAAATAATTTTATATTTTGATTACGACTCGCTTGATAAAAATGAAGCTTAAAGAAATTCGTAGGATAAGACAGAACGTAGAGAAATATGTCAAAGGAGCTGATGAATTACGTAAGAAACGTTTCAGGCATATAATATGAACTAAAATTTGTTATCAGTTTTTGGAGCGGCTTTAACAAAAATAGAAGTACAGgtggtaaaattaaaatattctaAACAAATCCGATTCCAATAAGAAAAAAAGATATGTTGGCTCCAGAGAGGATCGAACTCACGACCTTCGCGTTATTAGCACGACGCTCTAACCAGCTGAGCTATGGGGCCAGTTGAAAGGTACATGCTTAAAATTCATCAATAGCTAACGATCGGTTACTCGAGTTTCGTATTCGTGTGCAATATAAAAAACAGAAGAGATTATTCCATAAAAACGTTTTTTTCGTacattttatgatttatttaagtctaaatttattaaaaacattaTCCACGATAAATTTGAGCCATCGCTTGTCGATGCGTGCTGCGTTCAATAGAGCTACAAGTGCCACGAGTGAGTAAAATCTATCGTAACTTCATTAACCGTTTTAGCTACTAGCATTTTATCACGCCCATTGGAATGTGGACAACTCCAACAGCGGCGCTATGGCATTGTCACACGATGGTAAGAAAAGGAGTGCTTCTAGAGAATTATGTGCCGGATTTGATTGATACTAAACACTCTTCATTTGCTCTATCAACTGCCATCTCATGCCAACTGGCCTAATGCAAGATATGATCACATCTTCGAATT
It includes:
- the LOC128269649 gene encoding zinc finger protein 37-like, which encodes MEPRKSTGADIKESGSRKREEMLVNVQLNGDDDIDVVPVLRTDESSSEDGDELSDNMDSDPELVKMADGRLMLDIKRTKCCIRCKKPFKTTADMKAHKSKCTGVVDVAHETIKKERLAAKFANPSEEFHKYCNPNPEQPCYCCGEDVTTAHVGHIRCYFCPKSFKAYEYMHRHIDSIHAESEDYACGFCNAKCSSQLVLVEHIKTHSEGKPFSCITCGKDFTRRYHLDRHAKHSNCGDTKKDVQPCNVCGKVFTRIDNLREHLRTHMGQSVRRRDYQCPHCPKTFYGSSLLNIHIRTHTGEKPFPCDLCPNSFPSTGALRKHRRKHTGERPYRCDECSATFAARETLNRHRKVHTNDKRHVCPECGKRFIQATQLRTHMYNHNGQNGFKCAECDATFARKTRLNEHVKFQHRKEEPYECNECTKQFLRKDDLMRHMIIHTGDKHFECPTCDKRFAVKASLTLHMKTHIVENPVQCKLCHGNFIRADCLLRHMKSKHRDCLEDIQNEIERLSEKDVKPKIVPNAASVEINGEVYQITTMEATPSHESEQLVELVELDVVSEDAIDETSSKRPSTSPGRIVLTLQKEKGTKADTVSVGEAKPTLIEVQNDPVEAEVLEEVVEEVVDSTHVEVVAPQKEKTSPSLPQTVPEVKSEAVLVTSPVAKSKDRKPRTVESKASVRGKKSHEAVADDSSRKRSRIFKGRTSMKRQKPDDDSIPIFLSDSMLMDKVSELLQMLIGEEMLKEFGWPKAPVDDVLVRVIRRCGHQPAKGEEAGDHTTRMRENTKILFSVTMDDNDVKALLNNHTVDEVIMHVLKSK